The following coding sequences are from one Schizosaccharomyces osmophilus chromosome 1, complete sequence window:
- the grx5 gene encoding mitochondrial [2Fe-2S] cluster assembly and transfer glutaredoxin Grx5, which yields MFRNSFKLFGNQIRSLSTQTRQALELAVKEDPVVLFMKGTPNQPMCGFSLRAIQVLSMENVATDKLATYNVLSNEELRDGIKEFSDWPTVPQLYINGEFVGGCDILMSMHKSGELHKILGEIKALAPTKPEGETAGAN from the exons ATGTTTCgcaattctttcaagcTTTTCGGAAACCAAATAAGAAGCCTCTCTACTCAAACACGTCAAGCTCTTGAGCTAGCCGTTAAAGAGGATCCCGTCGTTTTATTCATGAAGGGAACTCCTAACCAACCTATGTGTGGATTCTCTTTGCGCGCCATCCAAGTCTTGTCAATGGAAAACGTCGCTACCGACAAATTGGCCACCTATAATGTGCTCAGCAATGAAGAATTGCGCGATGGAATCAAGGAATTTAGTGACTGGCCCACAGTTCCACAGCTTTATATAAATGGCGAGTTTGTTGGCGGTTGTGACATTCTCATGTCTATGCACAAGTC TGGGGAACTTCACAAAATTTTAGGGGAGATCAAAGCTTTAGCGCCTACCAAGCCTGAAGGCGAAACCGCTGGCGCCAattaa
- the zip3 gene encoding ER zinc exporter, ZIP family Zip3, which produces MWIETGRWIRLLIAFSFLLAVQCVQEPLVKGGERESMLDMEKIKYFNSTRLQKIMDELVENEPSFLIASKTAADMSDVERKQTVQDLKTVAQSLKESDSHLASLKASKDTSLKKGFWSKETDNHSLSTDTTLCASIKKNMEEFFSFAPGVNGFLATLLTAFPPNIFILIVPKNLNTGILNLLVAISAGSLLGDVFGHLLPEIYEKAEEGTNATSPTVSVLAGILIFFFMDKGLRILLSSNGGHHGHHHSQQIKEKKSEKNVPASSTTQHERLDPSSHKLRKRRSNDNHATLNDDTPTQVEKKNEEANESASSNKTIAYLNLFSDCFHNFMDGLAITTSFFANTSIGITTTCAVFLHEIPAEVGDLAILLRNGYTKLQTFSFQLITMFAGLLGSITSIWIHSAALASTTKDDATSLLPQSSIASFLLQLEDKLLPFSAGCFLYIACLGVFPELLELNQEQSKCSQFCYTIASSICVVVGFVFLVYI; this is translated from the coding sequence ATGTGGATCGAAACTGGAAGGTGGATTCGCTTGTTGATAGCCTTTAGCTTTCTTCTTGCAGTGCAATGCGTGCAAGAACCTTTGGTGAAGGGAGGGGAACGAGAGTCCATGCTCGATATggagaaaataaaatacttTAATTCTACGCgccttcaaaaaattatggATGAATTAGTCGAAAACGAGCCCTCTTTCTTAATTGCCTCGAAAACGGCTGCTGACATGAGCGACGTGGAGCGGAAGCAAACTGTACAAGATCTAAAAACAGTTGCACAGTccttaaaagaaagcgaCTCTCATCTGGCATCCTTGAAAGCAAGCAAGGATACTTCTCTCAAAAAAGGGTTCTGGAGCAAGGAGACTGATAACCATTCGCTTTCCACAGACACTACATTGTGTGCTTCgatcaaaaagaatatggaagaatttttttcttttgcacCTGGTGTAAATGGGTTTCTTGCAACTCTTCTTACAGCCTTTCCACCAAACATCTTTATCCTCATTGTGCCCAAAAACCTCAACACAGGTATCTTAAACCTGCTTGTTGCCATCTCTGCCGGAAGCCTATTGGGGGACGTCTTTGGCCATTTGCTACCAGAAATCTACGAAAAAGCTGAAGAGGGTACGAATGCTACTTCACCGACCGTATCCGTATTGGCAGGCATTTtgatctttttctttatggaCAAAGGTCTTCGCATCCTTCTTTCGTCGAATGGAGGCCATCATGGTCATCATCATAGTCAGCAAatcaaggaaaagaaatccgAAAAGAACGTGCCCGCATCCTCCACCACACAGCATGAACGCCTTGATCCTTCTTCTCATAAATTACGAAAACGCCGCAGCAATGACAATCATGCGACATTGAATGATGACACCCCAACacaagtagaaaaaaagaacgaggAAGCGAATGAATCAGCTTCttccaacaaaacaattgcCTACTTAAATCTATTTTCCGACTGTTTCCACAACTTTATGGATGGTTTGGCCATTACCACTTCGTTTTTCGCAAACACGTCCATTGGCATTACCACGACCTGCGCCGTGTTTCTTCATGAAATTCCTGCCGAAGTTGGCGACTTGGCTATCCTATTGCGGAATGGGTATACAAAACTGCAGACGTTTTCCTTTCAACTCATTACCATGTTTGCCGGCCTCTTGGGATCCATTACGAGTATATGGATTCATTCGGCTGCTCTCGCCTCTACTACAAAAGACGATGCCACATCTTTGTTGCCCCAAAGCTCGATTGCCTCTTTCCTTTTACAATTGGAAGACAAACTTTTGCCCTTTTCGGCTGGATGCTTCTTGTACATTGCTTGTCTAGGTGTTTTTCCCGAACTCCTTGAATTGAACCAAGAGCAAAGCAAATGTTCTCAGTTTTGCTATACaattgcttcttcaatttgTGTAGTTGTTGGATTCGTGTTTTTGGTCTATATTtaa
- the cig2 gene encoding G1/S-specific B-type cyclin Cig2 yields MSFAGHNNLSTKAVSQYHDENAPAWDHDKTKTDTKNVLGTKPQPKFEIRLPRRNALADVSNLKNPSESEPSTKKRSLQESQKQSLEVVPSTEEELEHIQTKKRNKSSDNAVSTLEKGSQKVVSTNTDFTPSNPLMVEEYEPEIFSYMESLESKCLPSAAYMDKQQELTWKMREILNEWLVEIHTNFCLMPETLFLAVNIVDRFLSLRACSLTKFQLIGISALLIASKYEEVMCPSIQNFVYMTDGAFTAEDVCTAERYILRVLDYDLGFPSPLNFIRRISKSENYDVQTRTLGKYLTEIYLFEHRLLQYRPSMIAASSMYLARRLLRRGPWSAELVKASGGYEEHTLKPVAFILLQYHNKPVEHKAFFQKYASKKNLKASVFVHQLVRQRFSVTHNADDEIQSDPSSSINSDGH; encoded by the coding sequence ATGTCTTTTGCCGGCCACAATAACCTTTCTACAAAGGCTGTTTCCCAATACCATGACGAGAATGCTCCCGCTTGGGACCAtgacaaaacaaaaacagacACAAAAAATGTTCTTGGCACCAAGCCTCAGCCAAAATTTGAGATTCGGCTTCCACGTCGTAATGCCCTTGCTGATGTTTccaatttgaaaaatccttCAGAATCAGAACCCTCTACCAAAAAGCGTTCCCTTCAGGAATCTCAAAAACAGTCTCTTGAGGTTGTTCCTTCCACCGAGGAAGAGCTTGAACATATTCAAACCAAGAAGCGTAACAAGTCTTCTGATAATGCCGTTTCAACATTAGAAAAGGGATCCCAGAAGGTTGTTTCCACTAACACTGATTTCACGCCTTCCAATCCTTTAATGGTTGAAGAATATGAGCCAGAAATCTTTTCTTACATGGAAAGTTTGGAAAGCAAGTGTCTTCCCAGTGCGGCATATATGGACAAACAACAAGAGCTAACATGGAAAATGAGAGAGATCTTAAACGAATGGCTTGTGGAAATCCACACaaacttttgtttgatgCCTGAAACCCTCTTCTTGGCTGTCAATATTGTCGATCGATTTCTATCTTTGCGTGCTTGCTCTTTAACTAAATTCCAATTAATCGGTATCAGTGCTCTTTTAATAGCCAGTAAGTATGAGGAAGTTATGTGCCCTTCTATTCAAAACTTTGTATACATGACTGATGGTGCTTTCACTGCTGAAGACGTCTGTACTGCTGAAAGATATATCCTTCGTGTCCTTGATTATGACCTTGGTTTCCCTAGTCCTTTGAACTTTATCCGACGAATTTCAAAGTCTGAGAATTACGATGTTCAAACACGTACACTTGGCAAATACTTGACTGAGatttatctttttgaacATCGCCTACTCCAATACCGTCCCTCCATGATTGCAGCTTCATCCATGTATCTTGCTCGTAGGCTTCTTCGTCGTGGTCCATGGAGCGCCGAACTTGTTAAAGCTTCTGGTGGCTATGAAGAACATACATTAAAACCCGTTGCTTTCATTCTCCTTCAATATCACAACAAACCCGTCGAACACAAagcattttttcaaaaatatgCTTCTAAAAAGAATCTCAAGGCAAGCGTTTTTGTGCATCAGCTTGTTCGACAAAGATTTTCTGTTACTCATAATGCCGATGATGAGATTCAATCTGACCCTTCCTCTTCTATCAACAGTGACGGTCATTAA
- a CDS encoding acyl-coenzyme A thioesterase, which produces MRLLSILLGSAKKSTAFTWMGVKKQVSKPKVRRAVTFGAMTTGFGIAGYSLAGAVQKYHIYPVIYTDEQVKEITHVESSIQDLNLVQELRRDPAYRELRIPFKRSQHGFTNNLLGGYGRVTVPPLIFYNKENAHVLAVAHIGKDVGLQDGSIHPGLLATFMDEILALSSFLGLPNKIGVTANLSISSPSKAYVDRFYVLRSQLEWTKGRKAQVHGTAYMLPEKEGSEDSTCVAVANGLFVEPRFAKYLKHVIPFQL; this is translated from the exons ATGCGAttgctttcaattttgcTGGGATCAGCTAAAAAGTCTACCGCCTTTACCTGGATGGGtgtaaaaaaacaagtttctAAACCAAAAGTTAGACGTGCAGTTACGTTTGGTGCTATGACTACGGGATTTGGCATTGCTGGATACTCACTGGCAGGTGCTGTTCAAAAATACCACATCTATCCAGTAATATATACTGATGAACAAGTGAAAGAAATAACTCATGTTGAAAGTTCAATTCAGGACCTAAATCTTGTTCAAGAGTTGCGCCGTGATCCAGCATATCGTGAACTCAGAATTCCGTTCAAACGTAGCCAGCATGGTTTTACAAATAACCTATTGGGTGGTTACGGAAGAGTTACTGTACCTCCTCTAATCTTctataataaagaaaatgctCATGTCTTAGCTGTAGCACACATTGGAAAAGATGTTGGTCTCCAAGATGGATCTATTCACCCCGGTTTGCTTGCAAC ATTTATGGATGAAATCTTAGCTTTAAGT AGCTTCTTGGGTCTTCCCAACAAAATTGGCGTAACAGCGAATTTGTCAATTTCTAGTCCATCAAAGGCATACGTAGATCGATTTTATGTTTTACGTTCACAGCTTGAATGGACAAAAGGACGCAAAGCCCAAGTACACGGTACTGCTTATATGCTACCAGAGAAGGAAGGATCAGAAGACTCGACTTGCGTTGCAGTTGCCAACGGTCTTTTTG TGGAACCTCGATTTGCCAAGTACCTTAAGCATGTAATTCCATTCCAATTATAA
- the pmc1 gene encoding calcium transporting P-type ATPase P2 type, Pmc1, which yields MASPDQPNQHPDEGSDHNADVSSQAQQYLQIPPSKPKRGNSSKSNNTATSRVPSSSDTARPSSSRDDSSMYESSDDDKKDDPPPDYTSNPSVRSQNNPSDDEHSSSTSEVSMSQLLHSEYEEAPFAFPIPLLQKFVDPKSTAPLHAVHGLPGLFKGFRVDPHNGVSTSEIHYSDKLSMRDVLDDNLDPMMDLHLENTSSAENHESSELPDNCDRIQYYGANKLPEQGSKGLIRLMLEAFKDKVLILLSIAAVISLALGLYQTFGQPPSVDPITGKPEPRVEWVEGVAIIVAILIVVTVGGVNDWQKELQFKKLNAKVANFDVQVLRDGSVQSISVFKVLAGDILFVEAGNVVPVDGVLIESNNLVLDESAMTGETDATKKVDANVALSRTNPDTDYDKKADPYLISGTTVLEGNGKLFVTTVGVNSFNGRTSMAMRTEGQVTPLQLRLSRVADAIAKLGGAASLLLFVILLIEFLAHIKQNSNSSKTKGQEFLQILIVSVTLLVVAVPEGLPLAVTLALAFATNRMQRDNNLVRHLQACETMGTATNICSDKTGTLTQNRMTVVAGGYGTDLVFFNSNEAIPSGMDNNSDKSKFEEAESSAHAIKGLSSELKEVMLYSIAINSTCRQILDHDSEKPEFIGSKTETALLDMAVNDFELKDVDKMRNRTEIVQFFSFSSDRKASGVIYKHEDEYYFVVKGMPEKVLQQSSKVISGTSLDEVQELEPKRDYFNQMITGYAKRSLRTLGFCYRKFSSWPPEGIKMMNEDNHNPFNWDDVFQDMTFLSFFGIMDPLRPDIPVAVKVCQGAGVVIRMVTGDNIVTAKSIASQCGIITEDGITMEGPEFRSLSEERRLEILPKLDVLARSSPLDKQLLIEGLQKLGNVVAVTGDGTNDAPALKKANVGFSMGRSGTEVAKEASDIILMDDNFSSIVKAIAWGRTVNDAVKKFLQFQITVNITAVFLTIISAVAASDQTSVLTAVQLLWVNLIMDTLAALALATDPPMPEVLNRSPEDPKASLFSFNMWKMIIGQSIYQLAVTLVLHFAGNQLFHYSDRSNDMKTIVFNTFVWLQLFNELNNRRLDNKLNIFERITHNYLFVGIFLVVAGIQVVIIFFGGAAFSVTRIDGKGWAISIIFGVIAIPLGALIRCIPNAFLRKVLPLKLIEKVLSWVMHPRFRARGTHDNDDLETNRLIPFEPSSPNEVIDSIRDSLSFVQKIRGGRIRNLLGSKFDKQMNALPERVRPRVKRRFLEMRSPSAASNTSVALMVPISTLFSEASGRLGGQDIWTNNEQQNYGKTAK from the coding sequence ATGGCTTCTCCTGATCAACCGAATCAGCACCCTGACGAGGGTTCAGATCATAATGCTGACGTTTCGTCCCAGGCACAGCAATACCTCCAAATTCCTCCTTCAAAACCGAAACGCGGGAACAGCTCGAAAAGCAATAACACAGCTACCTCTCGCGTTCCTAGTTCTTCGGATACCGCCAGACCCTCTTCCAGCCGTGATGATTCTAGTATGTATGAAAGTTCTGATGATgataaaaaagatgacCCTCCGCCAGATTACACTAGCAATCCCTCCGTCCGTTCCCAGAATAATCCGTCCGACGATGAACATTCTTCTAGTACTTCCGAGGTCTCCATGAGTCAGTTGTTACATAGTGAGTATGAAGAAGCtccatttgcttttcctaTACCTTTGTTACAAAAATTCGTAGATCCAAAAAGCACAGCCCCTTTGCATGCTGTTCACGGTCTTCCTGGTTTGTTTAAGGGGTTTCGAGTTGATCCTCACAATGGTGTATCTACTTCTGAAATACACTATTCCGATAAGCTTTCCATGCGAGATGTCTTGGATGATAATTTGGATCCTATGATGGATCTCCACCTCGAAAATACAAGCTCTGCCGAAAACCATGAATCCTCTGAATTGCCAGATAACTGTGATCGTATTCAATACTATGGTGCTAATAAATTACCAGAACAGGGTTCTAAAGGATTAATTCGCTTAATGTTGGAAGCCTTCAAAGATAAAGTCTTAATTTTACTTTCTATTGCCGCCGTCATCTCGTTAGCTCTTGGCTTATATCAGACATTTGGTCAACCCCCGAGCGTCGATCCTATCACCGGAAAGCCAGAACCACGAGTCGAATGGGTTGAAGGTGTAGCGATTATAGTTGCTATTCTTATTGTTGTTACTGTTGGTGGTGTCAATGATTggcaaaaagaattgcaaTTTAAGAAACTCAATGCAAAAGTAGCGAACTTTGATGTTCAGGTACTAAGAGATGGTTCTGTTCAATCAATATCTGTCTTCAAAGTATTAGCCGGagatattctttttgttgaagcGGGTAATGTGGTTCCTGTTGATGGCGTATTAATTGAGTCGAACAATTTGGTTCTTGATGAATCTGCTATGACGGGTGAAACAGACGCTACAAAAAAGGTAGATGCAAATGTGGCTTTATCCCGAACAAACCCTGATACTGATTATGATAAAAAAGCAGACCCGTATCTTATTTCAGGAACTACAGTCTTGGAAGGAAACGGCAAACTGTTCGTTACTACTGTCGGtgtcaattcttttaatgGCCGTACCAGTATGGCTATGCGTACGGAGGGACAGGTGACACCTTTACAGCTTCGCCTTTCCCGAGTTGCTGATGCAATTGCCAAACTTGGCGGTGCTGCTTCTCTCTTGTTGTTTGTGATTCTTCTGATTGAATTTTTGGCTCATATTAAGCAAAATTCGAACTCATCGAAAACTAAAGGACAAGAATTTTTGCAGATACTTATTGTTTCAGTTACCCTTTTGGTTGTTGCTGTACCAGAAGGTCTTCCTTTGGCTGTCACCCTTGCATTGGCATTCGCAACTAATCGTATGCAGCGTGATAACAACTTGGTGCGTCATTTACAGGCCTGTGAAACAATGGGAACGGCTACTAATATTTGCTCCGACAAAACCGGAACACTGACTCAAAATCGAATGACAGTGGTTGCTGGTGGTTATGGTACGGATCTAGTATTCTTCAACTCAAACGAAGCAATACCATCTGGCATGGACAACAATTCTGATAAATCCAAATTTGAAGAGGCTGAATCTAGTGCACATGCTATTAAAGGACTTTCTTCAGAATTGAAAGAGGTCATGTTGTATAGTATTGCTATCAACTCCACTTGCCGACAAATACTTGATCACGATTCGGAAAAGCCTGAATTTATTGGGTCgaaaacagaaacagcGCTATTGGATATGGCGGTAAATGATTTTGAGCTTAAGGATGTTGATAAAATGCGCAATAGAACTGAAATCGTTCagtttttttcattttcttcagaTCGAAAGGCTTCTGGTGTTATTTATAAGCACGAGGATGAATATTATTTTGTCGTCAAAGGTATGCCTGAAAAAGTATTACAGCAGTCCTCAAAGGTGATTAGCGGAACTTCGCTTGACGAGGTTCAAGAATTGGAGCCTAAAAGAGACTATTTTAATCAAATGATTACAGGGTATGCTAAAAGATCGCTGCGTACTTTGGGTTTTTGTTATCGTAAATTCTCTTCTTGGCCTCCTGaaggaataaaaatgatgaaCGAAGACAACCATAATCCATTTAATTGGGACGATGTTTTTCAAGACATGACTTTCTTGTCGTTCTTTGGTATCATGGATCCCCTCCGTCCTGATATTCCCGTCGCTGTCAAAGTATGCCAAGGTGCTGGTGTAGTGATTCGAATGGTTACCGGTGACAATATTGTCACGGCAAAATCCATTGCTAGTCAATGTGGTATCATTACTGAAGATGGTATCACAATGGAAGGTCCTGAATTCAGATCTCTTTCAGAAGAACGCCGATTAGAGATATTACCTAAATTGGATGTTCTAGCTCGTTCGTCTCCTCTCGATAAACAGCTACTTATTGAAGGTCTTCAAAAACTAGGCAACGTTGTGGCAGTAACTGGTGATGGTACAAATGATGCACCAGCCTTAAAGAAGGCAAATGTTGGATTTTCGATGGGCCGATCTGGGACTGAGGTAGCCAAGGAAGCTTCTGATATTATTTTGATGGACGATAACTTTTCGTCCATTGTTAAAGCCATTGCATGGGGTCGTACTGTAAACGATGCGGTTAAAAAGTTCTTGCAGTTCCAAATCACGGTGAATATCACTGCGGTTTTTCTTACTATTATATCTGCTGTTGCTGCTTCGGATCAGACTTCCGTGCTTACTGCTGTTCAGCTTTTATGGGTTAATTTAATTATGGATACCTTGGCGGCTTTAGCACTAGCCACTGATCCTCCAATGCCAGAGGTTTTGAATAGATCACCTGAAGACCCCAAAGCATCTCTGTTTAGTTTTAATATGTGGAAAATGATTATTGGTCAATCGATATACCAACTGGCAGTTACTTTGGTGTTGCACTTTGCTGGTAACCAATTATTCCACTACTCCGATCGAAGTAATGATATGAAAACAATCGTGTTTAATACCTTCGTATGGCTTCAACTATTTAATGAATTGAACAACAGAAGACTTGATAACAAGCTCAACATATTTGAACGAATTACCCATAACTATCTTTTCGTTGGCATCTTTTTGGTTGTTGCAGGCATTCAGGTAGttatcatttttttcgGAGGAGCTGCTTTTTCTGTCACGAGAATTGATGGTAAAGGTTGGGCGATTTCTATTATTTTTGGCGTTATCGCTATTCCGCTTGGTGCTTTAATTCGATGCATACCGAATGCCTTTTTAAGGAAAGTACTTCCTCTTAAgttaattgaaaaagtgCTCTCTTGGGTCATGCATCCAAGATTTCGTGCAAGGGGTACTCATGATAATGATGATTTGGAAACGAACAGGCTTATTCCATTTGAGCCATCTTCACCGAATGAAGTCATTGATTCAATTCGAgattctctttctttcgtGCAAAAAATTCGTGGGGGCCGTATAAGGAATTTGCTGGGCTCTAAGTTTGACAAGCAAATGAATGCCCTTCCAGAAAGAGTTCGTCCACGGGTGAAGAGAAGATTTTTAGAAATGCGTAGTCCGTCTGCGGCTTCCAATACGAGCGTTGCTCTCATGGTTCCGATTTCGACATTGTTCAGCGAAGCCAGTGGTAGGCTGGGTGGTCAGGATATTTGGACTAACAATGAACAGCAGAATTATGGCAAAACagcaaaataa
- the hsp9 gene encoding plasma membrane heat shock protein Hsp9, which translates to MSDPERKPFTDQIKEKVTPDSSKSTVDKAKEQLTGAYDKVAKNFTSDDNKSSTQDAHDKISRLVDDKK; encoded by the coding sequence ATGTCTGATCCCGAAAGAAAGCCCTTCACTGATCAAATCAAGGAGAAAGTAACTCCTGACTCCTCCAAGTCTACTGTCGACAAGGCTAAGGAACAACTTACTGGTGCCTACGACAAGGTCGCCAAGAACTTTACCTCTGATGACAATAAAAGCTCTACTCAAGATGCTCACGACAAGATCAGTCGTCTTGTCGATGACAAGAAGTAA
- the vma5 gene encoding V-type ATPase V1 subunit C, producing the protein MSQADFWILSIPSNGGANSDLQDDLDYSLVAGSTKLAQTIGPFNVPLFKVESLDVLINQNEQLAKQDTQFSAALSKITEVIKSLVSPASEELKDYFLVDGKTPLEYITSFQWNASRFRISNSITDILQSLTSEVLTLENDVRTRQSNFQQASNAYQSVQKKKSGNLSQKSLASIVRKEDVLVDSDYMKNVFVAVPLNAEKKFLSSYETLANLVIPRSAQKLSQDGEYALYTIIVFKKSAEEFISKLREQRYVVRDFAFESGLRESEQNEFDDAAEKEKHVRSSLLRYAKIAFSEIFQHWVHLKCLSVYAESVLRYGLPPDFSSVVFQPIEKAEKKIKVILNQRYSYLEQNTSRNSKTSDDMNANLDESMAGLNLHEEYLPYVLFSIPTKSFNY; encoded by the exons ATGTCTCAGGCTGATTTCTGGATACTGTCGATTCCTTCTAATGGGGGAGCAAATAGCGATTTACAGGATGATCTTGATTACTCTTTAGTTGCAGGATCAACCAAACTCGCGCAGACGATTGGCCCCTTCAATGTGCCTCTGTTCAAA GTAGAAAGCTTAGATGTTTTGATTAATCAGAATGAACAACTCGCCAAGCAAGACACTCAATTCTCTGCTGCGCTTTCTAAAATTACTGAAGTCATTAAATCCTTGGTATCTCCTGCTtcagaagaattgaaagacTACTTTTTGGTTGATGGAA AAACCCCGTTAGAGTATATCACTTCCTTTCAATGGAATGCTTCTCGCTTTCGTATAAGCAACAGTATTACAGATATCCTACAAAGTCTTACTAGT GAAGTGCTTACTCTTGAAAATGACGTTCGCACTAGACAGAGCAACTTTCAACAGGCTAGTAATGCTTATCAATCtgttcaaaagaagaaaag TGGAAATTTGTCACAAAAATCTTTGGCCAGTATAGTCCGTAAAGAAGATGTTCTCGTTGACTCTGACTACAtgaaaaatgtttttgttgctGTGCCATT GAACGCcgaaaagaaattcctAAGTTCGTATGAAACTCTAGCAAACTTGGTAATTCCACGATCTGCTCAAAAACTTTCTCAAGACGGCGAGTATGCTTTGTATACgattattgttttcaaaaagtctGCTGAAGAATTTATCTCAAAGCTTCGAGAACAAAG ATACGTGGTTCGTGATTTTGCCTTTGAATCCGGACTCCGTGAAAGCGAGCAAAACGAATTTGACGATGCtgctgaaaaagaaaagcatgTCCGTTCCTCTTTACTACGGTACGCAAAAATCGCATTTTCAGAAATTTTCCAACATTGGGTTCATTTAAAATGCCTCTCGGTTTACGCGGAAAGCGTATTACGCTACGGTCTGCCTCcagatttttcttctgtagtttttcaa CCTATCGAGAAAgcggaaaagaaaataaaggtAATCCTAAATCAGAGATACTCCTATTTAGAACAAAACACGAGTAGGAATTCTAAAACCTCTGACGATATGAATGCAAACTTGGATGAAAGTATGGCTGGGCTTAATTTGCACGAAGAGTATTTACCTTATGTACTATTTTCTATTCCAACAAAGTCTTTTAATTATTAG